A segment of the Leptospira noumeaensis genome:
ACATTTATAGTTAATGTTGCAAAGGAAGCTTGGACTAAAATGAATGTTCCAAAAAATCTACTTCCAATTTGTGAGTACAATGGGAATTATTACTGCCTAAATAATATTAACGAAGTAGTATATTGATCCCATGACGGAATAAGCGAAAAAAAATGAAATGATTTAGCAAGCTGGATTAAAGAAGTTTGGATTGACAGAACATAGAAAAAACAAACCTAGCTAAACGCACGTCGTATAACAACGGGGAAACGCTTCGCTTCGGCACTTACGGCCTCGCTTGGGCTACGCCACATTCCCTTTCTGTCACTCGTTTGCATCCGCAAACTCCGTGCCAGTCCCTAACGTCCCGTTAACGGGACTCAGGGTCAGGGAACGTCGTCTCCCCTAGTTCGTTATGCGATATTGAAATAAATAATTATTAAAAAGGAAAAAATGGAACTTCACGACTTCTGCACACAATTTAATATTCAACTGTCAGAATTTAAAAAAAATGAGGACTGGAATTCATTACTAAAAATAAAAGCCGACTACCAATCATTTATACAAAACATTGAACCTATTTCTTCAATGGTTACAAATTCTTTACAGAAAGTTCCAAACGTTAAGTATGTAAAATGCAGAATTAAAGATCCCGCACATTTAATGGAAAAAATATATCGAAAAAACAAAGAATCTGTTTTTCAAAAAATTAACATACGCAATTATAAAAACAGTGTTACTGACCTTATAGGTGTAAGAGTTCTACACCTATTCAAAGACGACTGGAAAAATATACACGACTTCATCACTAAAACCTGGGAGTTAAAAGAAAAACCAATTGCATATGTAAGAGAAGGAGATAACACAAGTATTTATAAAAAAAACAAATTAAAAATAATGGAACACCCTAGAGCCTATCGTTCTATTCATTATGTCATCAAGTGTCAACCAAACAAAGTAGTTCATAATGTTGAAATTCAAGTAAGAACAATATTCGAAGAAGCATGGAGTGAAATAGACCACTCAATGAAATATCCTTATGACCTTAATAATAAAATTATTGCACCATACCTAATTATGTTCAATCGCTTAGCAGGTAGTGCTGACGAAATGGGTTCGTATGTAAAATTTCTAAAAAACCAAATAATAGAACTCGAAAATAACCACAAAAACGAAATATCTAACTTACAAACAAAAATCGACAATATGGAAATTAAACAAGCAGACAAGTCAAAACTGAAAAAAGAACTAGAACTTATGAGAAACATTAAATACATTTCAACAAACAATAAAATTGATAGAAGCCAATATTACGATTACATTGCTAAATATCCGATAAATGCAATTTTAAATAAAGAAGTAAGAATCTCCATCAAACGAAAAAGAAAAAATAAATAAATTTCAACATCGCATAACAGCAACTAACCGCTTCACTTCGGGACTTGCGCCCTCGTTCGGTCTCCGACACATAGGCTTTTGGCACTCCTCTTGCTTGCGCAAGCGTCGCGCCAATCCCTAACGTCCCCTCCAGGGACTCAGGGCCAGCCTACGTCGGTTAGTCTAGTTCGTTATACGAAAGTCAGCAAATATAATGAAAAACAAGAAAACATATTTAAAAAAAATATTAAGCCACGCAAATGTAATTAAGAATTCAGCTACGCTCCATACTTACTATCATAACGATTTCAAAATCTTTAATAATTTTGAACATTTATTAAACGAATCAGAAAACCGGTACGGAAAAACAAAAACAAATCAATTCTTAAACCTCTTCGATTCAATTTATAGAGCAATTTTATTAGAATTCAGAAATGACAGTATATTCCTATCTCCTTCAATGCTCAGCACCTTAATTTACTTTGAATGGAAAAGCAATTCTCTTCTCTTCATAGATAAAACTATAGAAAGTTTATATTTATATGGAATTAATAAGCATTCTTATATAATATTTCCACTAGTAAAATTCGGAATAAGTAAATCCGGTATCAAAATGTTTTTTTCAAAAAAACTATCTCTTTCCTTAAACTTAAAAGAATCTATTTTTTTTCCGCAAACTAACGATCACAATAAAACTATATTATCTATCAGCAATTATATACAACAAAGCGAAAATAAAAAACCAAATTTGGATTTGAAGCTAATCGCACATTACCTAAAATCAAGGCCACTGGAGTGGTTTAACAAAAACCCTATCGCTATTCTAAAAATAAAAAGCACTTTCTCTTCATATTATGAAAATGAATTCATTATTTCTAAAATACTAGAAAAGGAAATCGCAAAATTAATTATATTAAACATTTCACAGAAAAAAAAATATCTAGCTAAAACTAATTCAGATATTAGTACTCTAAATGTAAATAATTTTAGCACAAAAGATATTAAACATTACCTATATCTTTATAAGCAAAAGGACAAAACTATACCCGTTGCAATACCCTTACATGAAGGGAGAGGATTCGTTTCGGAATTGATAAATACTAATCTAGATATTTTCCTACACAAAGGATCACCTTCCGCAAATACCCTGGAAATATTTAACTTTATAGACTTGGTTTACAACATAATTTTAAGTAAAAAAATTAAAGGGGAAGAATTTAACTTTTATATGAGAATCATATCTTCTCTCGAGTTTCTGAGAAGATCTATCTCAACTAGAATAGGAATAGACAAATGGATCTACTTTGGTTCTGCATTAGAGATTTTATTATCCGAAGGAGTAAAGGGAGTTATAACTGAAACAATAAAAATTAATGGGGCATTCCTTATAAAAACCAAGCAAGAATCTTTATATAAAAAAATTGAAACGATATATGACAACAGAAGTAAAGCTATTCACCAAGGAACTGAGACAGAAGACTCGATCAAAGACTTTTACTCAACATATACAGAAATATTTCATGGTTTGATTAAGCTTATCAAGAAAAAGAAATTAGACTTAAAACTGAAACGACCTTTGAATGATTTCATAAAAAAATCTATAGTAAATGGTAAATTGACAAAATGGGAGAAGAAGAAAATCTCCGATAGAATCCAATAAGCTGACCTTCGTATAACAACGGGGAAACGCTGCGCTGCGGCACTTACGGCCTTGCTTGGGCTGCGCCACATTCCCTTTCTGTCACTCGCTCGCATACGCAAGCTACGTGCCAGTCCCTAACGTCCCGTCACCGGGACTCAGGGTCAGGGAACGTCGTCTCCCCTAGTTCGTTATGCGTAATGGGTTAAAATTTAAATTTAAAAAGAATAACGAAAAATAAAACGTAATTTACTACTTGACTTTGTAGTCACCGTGACTACCATTTTCTTATGAAATCAATCGGAATAAAAGACCTAAAAAATCACTTAAGTAGTTACCTGGAATTCGTTAAAAAAGGTGAAACTATTGTAATTTTCGATAGAAATAATCCTATCGCTGAAATCAAAAAATTCTCTCCTATTGAAAGTAAAACCGATTTGTATATTAAAGAAGCCACTGAAAATAATTCTCTAATACCAGCTAAAAAATTTAAACCTGTAAAAATGCCTAAATCTCTAATCATTAAAGGTCTTTCAAAAGATGAAATATCTAAAACTTGGAAATCTATATATAATGAAGAGA
Coding sequences within it:
- a CDS encoding SMI1/KNR4 family protein, coding for MVNVAKEAWTKMNVPKNLLPICEYNGNYYCLNNINEVVY
- a CDS encoding GTP pyrophosphokinase, whose product is MELHDFCTQFNIQLSEFKKNEDWNSLLKIKADYQSFIQNIEPISSMVTNSLQKVPNVKYVKCRIKDPAHLMEKIYRKNKESVFQKINIRNYKNSVTDLIGVRVLHLFKDDWKNIHDFITKTWELKEKPIAYVREGDNTSIYKKNKLKIMEHPRAYRSIHYVIKCQPNKVVHNVEIQVRTIFEEAWSEIDHSMKYPYDLNNKIIAPYLIMFNRLAGSADEMGSYVKFLKNQIIELENNHKNEISNLQTKIDNMEIKQADKSKLKKELELMRNIKYISTNNKIDRSQYYDYIAKYPINAILNKEVRISIKRKRKNK
- a CDS encoding HEPN domain-containing protein; this encodes MKNKKTYLKKILSHANVIKNSATLHTYYHNDFKIFNNFEHLLNESENRYGKTKTNQFLNLFDSIYRAILLEFRNDSIFLSPSMLSTLIYFEWKSNSLLFIDKTIESLYLYGINKHSYIIFPLVKFGISKSGIKMFFSKKLSLSLNLKESIFFPQTNDHNKTILSISNYIQQSENKKPNLDLKLIAHYLKSRPLEWFNKNPIAILKIKSTFSSYYENEFIISKILEKEIAKLIILNISQKKKYLAKTNSDISTLNVNNFSTKDIKHYLYLYKQKDKTIPVAIPLHEGRGFVSELINTNLDIFLHKGSPSANTLEIFNFIDLVYNIILSKKIKGEEFNFYMRIISSLEFLRRSISTRIGIDKWIYFGSALEILLSEGVKGVITETIKINGAFLIKTKQESLYKKIETIYDNRSKAIHQGTETEDSIKDFYSTYTEIFHGLIKLIKKKKLDLKLKRPLNDFIKKSIVNGKLTKWEKKKISDRIQ
- a CDS encoding type II toxin-antitoxin system Phd/YefM family antitoxin; its protein translation is MKSIGIKDLKNHLSSYLEFVKKGETIVIFDRNNPIAEIKKFSPIESKTDLYIKEATENNSLIPAKKFKPVKMPKSLIIKGLSKDEISKTWKSIYNEERN